A single region of the Apodemus sylvaticus chromosome 7, mApoSyl1.1, whole genome shotgun sequence genome encodes:
- the Zpr1 gene encoding zinc finger protein ZPR1 gives MSASGAVQPGPPGAAVGPSPAAVGSPATGPLFRPLSAEDEEQQPTEIESLCMNCYRNGTTRLLLTKIPFFREIIVSSFSCEHCGWNNTEIQSAGRIQDQGVRYTLTVKSQEDMNREVVKTDSATTRIPELDFEIPAFSQKGALTTVEGLISRAISGLEQDQPTRRAVEGGIAERIDEFIGKLKDLKHMASPFTLIIDDPSGNSFVENPHAPQKDNALVITYYDRTPQQAEMLGLQAEAPEEKAEEEDLRNEVLQFNTNCPECNAPAQTNMKLVQIPHFKEVIIMATNCENCGHRTNEVKSGGAVEALGTRITLHITDPSDMTRDLLKSETCSVEIPELEFELGMAVLGGKFTTLEGLLKDIRELVTKNPFTLGDSSNPDQSEKLQEFSQKLGQIIEGKMKAHFIMNDPAGNSYLQNVYAPEDDPEMKVERYKRTFDQNEELGLNDMKTEGYEAGLAPQR, from the exons ATGTCTGCCAGCGGGGCTGTGCAGCCCGGACCCCCGGGGGCTGCCGTCGGGCCCTCGCCCGCTGCAGTTGGGTCACCAGCCACCGGGCCTTTGTTCCGGCCCCTCAGCGCCGAGGATGAGGAGCAGCAGCCCACCGAGATCGAGTCACTGTGCATGAACTGTTACCGGAAC GGCACGACGCGACTTCTGCTCACCAAGATCCCCTTCTTTAGAGAAATAATCGTGAGCTCCTTTTCCTGCGAGCACTGTGGCTGGAACAACACCGAGATCCAGTCAGCAGGCAGGATCCAGGACCAGGGAGTGCGCTACACCTTGACCGTGAAGAGCCAAGAG GACATGAACAGAGAAGTGGTGAAGACAGACTCGGCCACCACAAGGATCCCCGAGCTGGATTTTGAAATTCCAGCTTTCAGCCAGAAGGGAG CTCTGACCACTGTTGAAGGACTCATCAGCCGCGCAATCTCTGGCCTGGAACAGGACCAGCCCACACGCCGG gcagtggAAGGTGGCATAGCCGAAAGAATTGATGAGTTCATTGGCAAGCTGAAGGACCTAAAGCACATGGCTTCCCCGTTCACGCTG ATTATTGATGATCCCTCAGGAAACAGCTTTGTAGAAAACCCACACGCTCCCCAGAAAGATAATGCCTTGGTGATCACATACTACGACCGGACCCCACAGCAAGCTGAGATGCTGGGCCTCCAA GCAGAAGCACCAGAAGAGAAGGCGGAAGAGGAAGACCTTAGAAACGAA GTGCTCCAGTTCAACACAAACTGCCCAGAATGCAACGCTCCAGCTCAGACCAACATGAAGCTTGTCC AAATCCCCCACTTTAAAGAGGTTATCATCATGGCCACCAACTGTGAGAATTGTGGGCACCGGACTAATGAG GTGAAGTCCGGAGGAGCTGTAGAAGCCTTGGGTACCAGGATCACGCTCCACATCACAGATCCTTCAGACATGACCAGAGACCTCCTCAAG TCTGAGACCTGTAGCGTGGAAATCCCAGAGCTCGAGTTTGAACTGGGAATGGCTGTGCTTGGGGGCAAGTTCACCACTCTAGAAGGACTGCTGAAAGACATCCGAGAATTG GTAACCAAGAACCCATTCACACTGGGCGACAGCTCTAATCCTGACCAGTCGGAGAAACTGCAGGAGTTTAGCCAGAAGTTGGGCCAG ATCATCGAGGGCAAGATGAAGGCCCACTTTATCATGAATGATCCAGCAGGAAACAGTTACCTGCAG AATGTGTATGCACCTGAAGACGATCCGGAGATGAAGGTAGAGCGATACAAGCGCACCTTTGACCAAAATGAGGAGCTCGGCCTCAATGACATGAAGACAGAAGGCTATGAGGCAGGCCTGGCCCCACAGCGGTAG
- the Apoa5 gene encoding apolipoprotein A-V — MAAVLTWALALLSVFATTQARKSFWDYFSQNSQGKGMMGQQQKLAQESLKGSFEQDLYNMNNFLEKLGPLRGPGKEPPRLAQDPEGIRKQLQQELGEVSARLEPYMAAKHQQVGWNLEGLRQQLKPYTEELMEQVGLSVQELQEQLRLVGEDTKAQLLGGVDEALNLLQEMQSRVLSHTDRVKELFHPYAERLVTGIGHHVQELHRSVAPHAAASPARLSRCVQTLSHKLTLKAKDLHTSIQRNLDQLRDELSDFLRVSPDWAEDGHSLDPQAVSEEVRQRLQAFRHDTFLQIAAFTQAIDQETEEIQHQLAPPPPSHGAFAPELRHSDSNKALSRLQSRLDDLWEDIAYGLRDQGHSHLSDPEGHSG, encoded by the exons ATGGCTgcagtcctcacttgggccctcgCCCTCCTCTCAG TGTTTGCAACCACTCAGGCACGGAAGAGCTTCTGGGACTACTTCagtcagaacagccagggcaagGGCATGATGGGTCAGCAGCAGAAGCTGGCCCAAGA AAGCCTGAAAGGTAGCTTCGAGCAAGACCTCTACAatatgaacaatttcctagaaaaGCTGGGACCCTTGAGAGGGCCTGGGAAGGAGCCTCCGCGGCTGGCCCAGGATCCAGAAGGCATCCGGAAACAGCTGCAGCAGGAGCTGGGGGAAGTGAGCGCGCGCCTGGAGCCCTACATGGCCGCGAAGCACCAGCAGGTAGGCTGGAACTTGGAGGGCTTGAGGCAGCAGTTGAAACCCTACACAGAGGAGCTGATGGAGCAGGTAGGCCTGAGTGTGCAGGAGCTACAAGAACAGCTGCGCCTGGTGGGAGAAGACACCAAGGCCCAGCTCCTGGGGGGCGTGGACGAGGCGCTGAACCTGCTGCAGGAAATGCAGAGTCGGGTGCTGAGCCATACAGACCGCGTCAAAGAGCTCTTCCACCCCTATGCGGAACGCTTGGTCACTGGAATTGGCCACCACGTGCAGGAGCTGCACCGGAGCGTCGCTCCTCACGCGGCTGCCAGCCCCGCGCGCCTCAGTCGCTGCGTGCAGACCCTGTCCCACAAACTCACACTGAAGGCCAAGGACCTGCACACCAGCATCCAACGGAACCTGGACCAGCTGCGGGATGAGCTCAGCGACTTCCTCCGTGTCAGCCCAGACTGGGCCGAAGACGGACACTCCCTGGACCCGCAGGCTGTCTCGGAGGAGGTCCGCCAGAGACTGCAGGCTTTTCGACACGACACCTTCCTGCAGATCGCTGCCTTCACTCAGGCCATTgaccaggagacagaggaaaTCCAGCACCAGCTTGCACCACCCCCACCTAGCCATGGCGCCTTCGCTCCTGAATTGCGACACTCGGATAGTAATAAGGCCCTGAGCAGACTGCAGAGCCGACTGGACGACCTGTGGGAAGATATCGCCTATGGCCTTCGTGACCAGGGCCATAGTCATCTGAGTGACCCCGAGGGTCACTCAGGTTAA